Genomic segment of Deltaproteobacteria bacterium:
CATTACCGCTATGCTTGAGATCGTGCAAAGGACGGGTGCGAGGGTTATTCTGCCCGGGAGCGACGAAGAGGCCCTAAGTCTTTCGGCGGCGGCATCCAGATTCGCGGGTATGGGGTGCACGGTCGCCTGCTCCGCCCATGAAACAGTGGCGTTTGTTGTGGATAAATATCGAACCATGGAGAGGCTCGGAGAGTGCGGAGTGAAGGTTGCGGATATCTGCCTGTTTGAATCTTTGGATGAACTTCGCAGGGGAGCGGATAATCTCGGGTTTCCAGGAAGACCCTTTGTCATCAAGCCCAGGGTATCTAGGGGGGGGCGGGGGTTTCGGGTAGTCAGGAACCAGGTTGACCCCTACGAGGGCTACATGGCTGGTGACAACACGACTATCGACTTTGACGAGCTTCAGCGATTGTTCGAAAAGGTTGAGGACAAGATGAAGCGCTTTTTCCTTATGGAGTACCTGCCCGGAAAGAAGTACTCTACAGACATACTGGTCAGAGATGGAAGAATGAAGGGCGTGGTCATCCGAAACAAAATTTTTCCAGTAGGCTCACCTACCCAATTGGCGGATATTGTTTTCGACGAGGATTTAATTTCATATGCTCAGTCCGTAATGGAAGTCTTTCCGTTTGACTATTTCGTACAACTGGAAATAGGGAGAGATGACACGGGAAAGCCGAAACTAGTGGAGATCAACCCCAGGCTCGACGCCACGCTCCCCATATGCCTGGGGATCGGGATCAACTTCTACCATGAAATGATTCGGCACGCTCTCGGAGAGCCCTATTCCGAAAACGTGCGGATCGTTCGAGGTCAGATGCCAGGGCCACGCTTCTATCGATATTGGCAGCACCTTTTCGTGAAAGAGGTTTAGCGGGGTAAGACATGAAAATCAGGGTAGGGAACAAAACCATTGGAGAAGACAGCCCGACTTTTATTGTGGCAGAAGTCGGTACTAATCACAATGGAGATGTTAATCTTGCTCTAGAGATGGTGGATCGCGCGAAAGAGGCAGGCGCTGATGCGGTGAAATTCCAGCCCGTGAACCCGGAGGCTTCTTACGTGCGGGGAACGGAGCCCTATGAGATATATTCCAGAGCTTGGCTGGAGGAGGATGACTGGATAAAAATCAAGGAAAGAACCGAACATAAGGGGCTCGTTTTCTTTGCAGCACCTGCGGATATCCCAGGGGCTAAGATGATGAAAAGACTCCGGCCGCCCCTTGTGAAAATCTCTTCTCCGTCCATGACCAATGTGCCCTTACAGAATGAACTGGCACAGTTAGGAGTACCGGTGATGGTCTCTACGGGGATGTCCTACGTGGGTGAAGTGGAAAAGGCGGTGAGAAACCTGGAGAGCAATGGTGTTCGGGAGATTGTTCTTCTTCATTGTGTCTCCCTCTATCCAGCGCCTACAGAGTGCTTGAATCTCCTTTCCATGCAAACCATGATGCGGGTATTCCCTTACCCTGTAGGCTATTCCGACCACAGCCTCGGAAGGGTAGCTTGCCTTGCAGCCGTGGCTCTGGGAGCGAAGG
This window contains:
- a CDS encoding ATP-grasp domain-containing protein; this translates as MKIPVILTCVGSQVAPSAIQCIKNHPIHEVVLIGVDTKRREDSVGAPFVDQYYRVPMGDHPEYITAMLEIVQRTGARVILPGSDEEALSLSAAASRFAGMGCTVACSAHETVAFVVDKYRTMERLGECGVKVADICLFESLDELRRGADNLGFPGRPFVIKPRVSRGGRGFRVVRNQVDPYEGYMAGDNTTIDFDELQRLFEKVEDKMKRFFLMEYLPGKKYSTDILVRDGRMKGVVIRNKIFPVGSPTQLADIVFDEDLISYAQSVMEVFPFDYFVQLEIGRDDTGKPKLVEINPRLDATLPICLGIGINFYHEMIRHALGEPYSENVRIVRGQMPGPRFYRYWQHLFVKEV
- a CDS encoding N-acetylneuraminate synthase family protein, which encodes MKIRVGNKTIGEDSPTFIVAEVGTNHNGDVNLALEMVDRAKEAGADAVKFQPVNPEASYVRGTEPYEIYSRAWLEEDDWIKIKERTEHKGLVFFAAPADIPGAKMMKRLRPPLVKISSPSMTNVPLQNELAQLGVPVMVSTGMSYVGEVEKAVRNLESNGVREIVLLHCVSLYPAPTECLNLLSMQTMMRVFPYPVGYSDHSLGRVACLAAVALGAKVIEKHFTLDKEMEGPEHRFSADSADFRTLVQEIREVESALGSPYKAPCEPEISKRDTYRRCLVANQDIPSGTVIREEMIGLKRPEGRRGLETDFFYQVIGRKAAKNIRKDESIRFEHLS